The following proteins are encoded in a genomic region of Arachis ipaensis cultivar K30076 chromosome B02, Araip1.1, whole genome shotgun sequence:
- the LOC107626313 gene encoding uncharacterized protein LOC107626313 isoform X2: MVVKMMKWRPWPPLVSRKYEVKLFVRTLNGCDLLREASQKGSSTPLSLEVRWKGPKLKLGSLRRSSVARNFTREVELAALEEGDEVNGKNDVVSWEEEFQSVCTLSAYKDNVFHPWEIGFTLFNISISLVELRAAQESSELVPKSVVPVASTPPQSEETTLAEKDELSTIKAGLRKVKILTEFVSVRKAKKSCHEEEGSEGNFSSRSEDGEYNYPLDSDSLDDFEEGESDEVKEASRKSFSYGKLAHANAGGSFYSSMRINANHEDWIYYSNHKSDAGGSQIEDSSVSATSEPYLSQSSRRSILPWRKRKLSFRSPKSKGEPLLKKAYGEEGGDDIDFDRRQLSSDESLSPGSRKTEDDSCANRSSVSEFGDDNFAVGSWEQKEVMSRDGHMKLQTQVFFASIDQRSERAAGESACTALVAVIADWFQSNRDLMPIKSQFDSLIREGSLEWRNLCENQTYRERFPDKHFDLETVIQAKIRSLSVVPEKSFIGFFHPEGMEEGRFDFLHGAMSFDNIWDEISHTAQVCANNGEPQLYIISWNDHFFILKVESDAYYIIDTLGERLYEGCNQAYILKFDSNTTIYKVQDDVQSSDEKTSSDLQTVAEVLDNNDKQIQQINGKEVDSAVDTEEQSKSEPEEEAVCRGKEACKEYIKSFLAAIPIRELQADVKKGLISSTPLHHRLQIEFHYTQLLQSYDVVPVVGSVAEPSSMTMMNVPETLALAVTEIPA; the protein is encoded by the exons ATGGTGGTGAAGATGATGAAGTGGAGGCCATGGCCTCCACTTGTTTCTCGCAAGTATGAGGTTAAACTCTTCGTACGGACTCTCAACGGCTGCGATCTCCTACGCGAAGCTTCACAGAAGGGGTCATCAACGCCGCTTTCACTCGAAGTTAGGTGGAAGGGTCCAAAACTGAAACTTGGCTCGCTACGCCGCAGCTCCGTCGCCAGAAACTTCACTAGGGAGGTGGAGTTGGCGGCTCTGGAGGAGGGAGATGAGGTTAACGgaaaaaacgacgtcgtttcgtgGGAGGAAGAGTTTCAGAGCGTGTGTACCCTCTCTGCTTACAAGGACAATGTGTTTCATCCCTGGGAGATCGGGTTCACTCTCTTCAAT ATATCGATTAGCTTAGTGGAGCTAAGAGCTGCTCAAGAAAGCTCGGAGCTGGTTCCCAAATCGGTTGTGCCAGTCGCCTCAACCCCGCCTCAGTCTGAGGAAACAACCTTGGCTGAAAAAGATGAACTTTCCACTATCAAAGCTGGTCTTAGGAAAGTGAAGATTTTGACCGAGTTTGTGTCGGTCAGGAAAGCGAAGAAGTCATGCCACGAGGAAGAGGGGAGTGAAGGCAATTTCTCTTCTCGGAGCGAGGACGGTGAGTACAATTACCCACTTGACTCTGATTCCCTTGATGATTTTGAGGAAGGAGAATCGGATGAGGTAAAGGAGGCTTCAAGGAAATCATTCAGTTATGGAAAGCTAGCTCATGCGAACGCTGGGGGATCGTTCTATTCTAGCATGAGGATAAATGCCAATCATGAAGATTGGATATACTACAGCAATCACAAATCTGATGCTGGGGGTTCACAGATAGAGGATTCATCTGTGTCAGCCACCTCGGAGCCTTACTTATCACAAAGTTCAAGGCGCAGCATACTGCCTTGGAGGAAGAGGAAGTTGAGTTTCAGGTCTCCTAAATCTAAGGGAGAACCATTGTTAAAGAAGGCCTATGGGGAAGAAGGTGGTGATGACATTGATTTTGATCGCCGGCAGCTTAGCTCTGATGAATCCCTTTCACCTGGG TCGCGGAAGACTGAGGATGATTCATGCGCAAATCGATCATCAGTGTCCGAATTCGGTGATGACAACTTTGCTGTAGGGAGTTGGGAGCAGAAGGAAGTAATGAGCCGCGATGGTCATATGAAGCTTCAAACACAGGTCTTCTTTGCTTCTATTGATCAACGTAGCGAACGCGCAGCAGGTGAGAGTGCGTGTACGGCTCTTGTTGCTGTCATTGCCGATTGGTTCCAAAGCAATCGTGATCTCATGCCCATAAAGTCCCAGTTTGATAGCTTAATTCGAGAAGGCTCATTAGAATGGAGGAATTTGTGTGAAAACCAGACATATAGAGAACGATTTCCCGACAAGCATTTCGATCTTGAAACTGTCATTCAAGCCAAAATACGTTCCCTGTCTGTGGTTCCTGAGAAGTCCTTTATCGGTTTTTTCCATCCAGAGGGAATGGAAGAGGGGAGATTCGACTTTCTTCATGGTGCCATGTCTTTTGATAACATTTGGGATGAGATCAGTCACACAGCACAGGTGTGCGCGAACAATGGTGAACCGCAACTTTACATTATTAGTTGGAATGACCATTTTTTCATCCTCAAAGTCGAATCCGATGCATACTACATCATTGACACATTGGGAGAGCGGCTTTATGAAGGATGCAATCAGGCATATATCTTGAAATTCGACAGCAACACAACAATATACAAGGTGCAAGATGATGTGCAGTCCTCAGATGAAAAAACATCCTCTGACCTTCAAACTGTAGCTGAAGTATTAGACAACAATGACAAGCAGATCCAGCAAATCAATGGTAAAGAGGTTGATTCTGCCGTGGATACGGAAGAACAATCGAAGTCTGAACCTGAAGAAGAGGCTGTTTGCCGAGGGAAAGAAGCCTGCAAAGAGTACATCAAAAGCTTCTTGGCAGCAATACCTATTAGAGAGTTGCAAGCAGATGTCAAGAAAGGTTTAATCTCATCAACCCCACTTCACCATAGGCTCCAAATTGAGTTTCACTACACTCAATTGTTGCAGTCTTATGATGTTGTACCAGTGGTTGGTTCAGTGGCTGAACCATCATCCATGACCATGATGAATGTGCCAGAAACTCTTGCCCTTGCAGTAACTGAGATTCCAGCATAA
- the LOC107626313 gene encoding uncharacterized protein LOC107626313 isoform X1 — protein sequence MVVKMMKWRPWPPLVSRKYEVKLFVRTLNGCDLLREASQKGSSTPLSLEVRWKGPKLKLGSLRRSSVARNFTREVELAALEEGDEVNGKNDVVSWEEEFQSVCTLSAYKDNVFHPWEIGFTLFNGLNQRSKGKVPVVGTASLNLAEFASAVDQKDFDLNIPLILSGGSVEPSLSLSISISLVELRAAQESSELVPKSVVPVASTPPQSEETTLAEKDELSTIKAGLRKVKILTEFVSVRKAKKSCHEEEGSEGNFSSRSEDGEYNYPLDSDSLDDFEEGESDEVKEASRKSFSYGKLAHANAGGSFYSSMRINANHEDWIYYSNHKSDAGGSQIEDSSVSATSEPYLSQSSRRSILPWRKRKLSFRSPKSKGEPLLKKAYGEEGGDDIDFDRRQLSSDESLSPGSRKTEDDSCANRSSVSEFGDDNFAVGSWEQKEVMSRDGHMKLQTQVFFASIDQRSERAAGESACTALVAVIADWFQSNRDLMPIKSQFDSLIREGSLEWRNLCENQTYRERFPDKHFDLETVIQAKIRSLSVVPEKSFIGFFHPEGMEEGRFDFLHGAMSFDNIWDEISHTAQVCANNGEPQLYIISWNDHFFILKVESDAYYIIDTLGERLYEGCNQAYILKFDSNTTIYKVQDDVQSSDEKTSSDLQTVAEVLDNNDKQIQQINGKEVDSAVDTEEQSKSEPEEEAVCRGKEACKEYIKSFLAAIPIRELQADVKKGLISSTPLHHRLQIEFHYTQLLQSYDVVPVVGSVAEPSSMTMMNVPETLALAVTEIPA from the exons ATGGTGGTGAAGATGATGAAGTGGAGGCCATGGCCTCCACTTGTTTCTCGCAAGTATGAGGTTAAACTCTTCGTACGGACTCTCAACGGCTGCGATCTCCTACGCGAAGCTTCACAGAAGGGGTCATCAACGCCGCTTTCACTCGAAGTTAGGTGGAAGGGTCCAAAACTGAAACTTGGCTCGCTACGCCGCAGCTCCGTCGCCAGAAACTTCACTAGGGAGGTGGAGTTGGCGGCTCTGGAGGAGGGAGATGAGGTTAACGgaaaaaacgacgtcgtttcgtgGGAGGAAGAGTTTCAGAGCGTGTGTACCCTCTCTGCTTACAAGGACAATGTGTTTCATCCCTGGGAGATCGGGTTCACTCTCTTCAAT GGGTTGAATCAAAGGTCAAAGGGAAAGGTTCCGGTGGTTGGAACAGCATCCTTGAATCTAGCTGAATTTGCATCTGCAGTTGATCAAAAGGATTTTGATTTGAACATTCCACTCATACTTTCTGGTGGTTCTGTTGAGCCTTCTCTTTCACTCAGT ATATCGATTAGCTTAGTGGAGCTAAGAGCTGCTCAAGAAAGCTCGGAGCTGGTTCCCAAATCGGTTGTGCCAGTCGCCTCAACCCCGCCTCAGTCTGAGGAAACAACCTTGGCTGAAAAAGATGAACTTTCCACTATCAAAGCTGGTCTTAGGAAAGTGAAGATTTTGACCGAGTTTGTGTCGGTCAGGAAAGCGAAGAAGTCATGCCACGAGGAAGAGGGGAGTGAAGGCAATTTCTCTTCTCGGAGCGAGGACGGTGAGTACAATTACCCACTTGACTCTGATTCCCTTGATGATTTTGAGGAAGGAGAATCGGATGAGGTAAAGGAGGCTTCAAGGAAATCATTCAGTTATGGAAAGCTAGCTCATGCGAACGCTGGGGGATCGTTCTATTCTAGCATGAGGATAAATGCCAATCATGAAGATTGGATATACTACAGCAATCACAAATCTGATGCTGGGGGTTCACAGATAGAGGATTCATCTGTGTCAGCCACCTCGGAGCCTTACTTATCACAAAGTTCAAGGCGCAGCATACTGCCTTGGAGGAAGAGGAAGTTGAGTTTCAGGTCTCCTAAATCTAAGGGAGAACCATTGTTAAAGAAGGCCTATGGGGAAGAAGGTGGTGATGACATTGATTTTGATCGCCGGCAGCTTAGCTCTGATGAATCCCTTTCACCTGGG TCGCGGAAGACTGAGGATGATTCATGCGCAAATCGATCATCAGTGTCCGAATTCGGTGATGACAACTTTGCTGTAGGGAGTTGGGAGCAGAAGGAAGTAATGAGCCGCGATGGTCATATGAAGCTTCAAACACAGGTCTTCTTTGCTTCTATTGATCAACGTAGCGAACGCGCAGCAGGTGAGAGTGCGTGTACGGCTCTTGTTGCTGTCATTGCCGATTGGTTCCAAAGCAATCGTGATCTCATGCCCATAAAGTCCCAGTTTGATAGCTTAATTCGAGAAGGCTCATTAGAATGGAGGAATTTGTGTGAAAACCAGACATATAGAGAACGATTTCCCGACAAGCATTTCGATCTTGAAACTGTCATTCAAGCCAAAATACGTTCCCTGTCTGTGGTTCCTGAGAAGTCCTTTATCGGTTTTTTCCATCCAGAGGGAATGGAAGAGGGGAGATTCGACTTTCTTCATGGTGCCATGTCTTTTGATAACATTTGGGATGAGATCAGTCACACAGCACAGGTGTGCGCGAACAATGGTGAACCGCAACTTTACATTATTAGTTGGAATGACCATTTTTTCATCCTCAAAGTCGAATCCGATGCATACTACATCATTGACACATTGGGAGAGCGGCTTTATGAAGGATGCAATCAGGCATATATCTTGAAATTCGACAGCAACACAACAATATACAAGGTGCAAGATGATGTGCAGTCCTCAGATGAAAAAACATCCTCTGACCTTCAAACTGTAGCTGAAGTATTAGACAACAATGACAAGCAGATCCAGCAAATCAATGGTAAAGAGGTTGATTCTGCCGTGGATACGGAAGAACAATCGAAGTCTGAACCTGAAGAAGAGGCTGTTTGCCGAGGGAAAGAAGCCTGCAAAGAGTACATCAAAAGCTTCTTGGCAGCAATACCTATTAGAGAGTTGCAAGCAGATGTCAAGAAAGGTTTAATCTCATCAACCCCACTTCACCATAGGCTCCAAATTGAGTTTCACTACACTCAATTGTTGCAGTCTTATGATGTTGTACCAGTGGTTGGTTCAGTGGCTGAACCATCATCCATGACCATGATGAATGTGCCAGAAACTCTTGCCCTTGCAGTAACTGAGATTCCAGCATAA
- the LOC107626314 gene encoding uncharacterized protein At5g39865, which produces MKRVLHRELKTIPSINNLKESLLVLQLNHHSDDEFFIKKCSTPPPPLYGDQYLNNGDENDQHFEEQQEMEDVTTNIKNKGFERVQKVACNKEYPSLTDFEEMNPPNGRSQEVILYTTSLRGIRKTFRDCNTIKFLLRSFRVIYHERDVSLHLEYRKELCKILGGKVLPPKLFIKGRYIGGVDEVIGLHENGWLGKLLEGTPIEFGEGHCNGCACMRFAICSNCNGSCKVFTKNNGDNNNGELFIRCAECNENGLVKCPICC; this is translated from the coding sequence ATGAAAAGAGTGCTTCATAGAGAACTTAAAACCATTCCAAGCATAAACAACTTGAAAGAAAGTCTATTAGTTCTTCAGCTCAACCACCACTCAGATGATGAATTCTTCATCAAGAAATGTTCAACTCCACCACCACCACTCTATGGTGATCAATACCTCAATAATGGGGATGAGAATGATCAGCATTTTGAGGAGCAACAAGAAATGGAGGATGTCACAACCAACATAAAGAATAAAGGGTTTGAAAGAGTGCAAAAAGTTGCATGCAACAAAGAATATCCATCTCTAACAGATTTTGAAGAGATGAATCCACCAAATGGAAGAAGCCAAGAAGTGATTCTCTACACAACAAGCTTGAGAGGTATAAGGAAAACATTTCGAGATTGCAACACAATCAAATTCTTGTTGAGAAGCTTTAGGGTAATCTACCATGAAAGGGATGTATCCCTACACCTTGAATATAGAAAAGAACTATGTAAGATCTTGGGTGGAAAAGTGTTACCTCCTAAGCTTTTCATTAAGGGTAGGTACATAGGAGGAGTTGATGAAGTTATAGGATTACATGAGAATGGTTGGCTTGGGAAGCTTCTAGAAGGAACACCAATTGAGTTTGGTGAAGGTCATTGCAATGGATGTGCATGCATGAGGTTTGCTATTTGCTCTAATTGTAATGGAAGTTGCAAGGTCTTCACCAAGAATAATGGGGACAATAACAATGGTGAATTGTTCATTAGATGTGCTGAATGCAATGAGAATGGACTTGTCAAATGCCCAATTTGCTGCTAG